A stretch of DNA from Schizosaccharomyces osmophilus chromosome 2, complete sequence:
AGCAAAGAACTCTGAGCAGCTGTCATGCCGTTAATGGGATTTCGAGCCGTTAAAGTCTTCCTAGATACAGCATAAAACCGATCTTTAAGATCTTCTAGTGTACGATTTTTACCCGGCCATTGATAGCGGTCAGCTATTACAAAGAATCGAAGATCAAATTCTCTACATAGCTTAAATAAATAGTccgtttcttcttttgaccAATCTTCATCTGCCAAGGGTTAGCATAACTCAGTTTGCACTCTTGGAATACTATACCTTCCAATAATTCACGATATTCATCATCCGTATAGTCCTGAATGAAAAGGATTGTATTgaacttttcaaatttataCGCTGAACCAAGTCGTTAGTATAAATAATATGATTTGAACCActctaaaagaaacataCGAGCTTCCGATTCTGCTTCTGACTTTAGAACCCAATGGTGTAACGCAAGATCATCTCCTCTAGATGGGTTTCTAAACGGATGCCAAACCCTATAGAGTGTTAGCAATTTCCCTCGATCTTGATATAAGAAACAATGAGATGAAATTTTAAATCGTCCAGTTGTAATAAAACACTCTCTAATCACTTCCGACGTGCTTCATGTCTATGACACATTCAGCTTTTATTTCTACATACCAATTCTTCGCTTTCTGGTTActctttggcttttctttaaattttttttgataaattgCTAATGGTGCAGAATTTTCACCAagcaaagagaaaagcTCACGAGATATTCCTTCGGGACGTTTTTCGCCTTGACTTTTCggcttttgtttattcacTGCTCCTGGTGGCGGAAGCTCAAAAACGTCTCGGATATCTGCGCCGCTCATTACTAAGAGATACGGACTTTGCAGATTTACTACTGGAATTGTTTGTAGTGCCACTTTTTTGGTGGTTAGTTTCAAATTTAGCAAATCATAACAAACTGTCTTATAAAGTCATAACGAATTGTGCGTAAAATGGATTAGTCAAACAAATCAATATTCTTATTTACTGtcaatcaaaaaatccCTTTCATAAAGCAAATAGCTATATCAATTGTTGTGCTGTGCTTACTTTACTCACTCTCATCCTTTTATGCCAGTGACATTCTTAACAGTCGAAAATTGCAATATTGAAATAACATCATATCTATATATGTTTTCGTATAAAATCATGACGATGTGCTTCTATCAATTAGtgtaaagaagaaaagcatagCGAGCATCGTCAATCATGTTCATCAGGTCTCATAGAAAAGCGTTATGTTAAAAAACAGCATAACGTAAATATAGTACATAAAATGGTATCATGATATCATTAAGTACTGGAAACAATTTCACTGGCTTGCAATAAAGATTCAACCATACGTTCGCATTCTTTGCGTCGTTGAACAGTAATGTCactttcttccaaaagttTCTCGTAGCTGTTATTCTTATAAATCTGTTCAAGTAGTTCGTGTTGGATATGCTCCTTTGAATAGCGAATCATCTTCAGTGAAACAGATTTGGGAACCATGTCAGCCAAAGTCCTCTTCACTATGTTGAAATAAGAAGTAATCAATAATTCTAAAAGttagtttgtttttataaacaGTCAAATACTTACTTATGACCTCAGTATCAGTTTTTTCACGCTCTGAAAGCGTGGTGGAAGCGCGAAGAACGGGTGGTGGAGGCTCCATTGCGGCAAGTCTCTTCTTATTCTTGGAGCCAAaaaagcttccaaagaaacTGCTCGCACCACTAGGTGGCGTCTCCACAGTCGGTGCGGAATTGTTCGTCAAAGGTTTCCCTGTCTTAGGATCAACTGGAATGGGTTTATTGCTTTGGCTTTGCACAATTGCCATTGCTTGATGTCCAGACAAAAAGTCGGGGTGTACAGTATTTATGTAAGAACCTTCCATGGCAACCAAATCGCTTACTAAAACTGCAGTTGGTTTCAtgcattttttaaaaaaaccCATAGCaactttgaagaattcGTCTTTCAATTGGGGGAAGCGCTTGAAGACAGGCTTTTGGAGAAGCTGGTTTAGAATTCGAATCAACTCGTCGAAAATAAGCGAAACGCATTTTTGTGAGGGATCTTCTAAACGCTTGATTTGCTGTTTCACAATGAGTTCGAATGCTTGTGTACCCATAAACAAACTAGGGGAAGGACCAGATGAGTTGTAAAGGATTGTACGGATATCTGTATCCTTGACTTCATCAAATGGATCCACTGCTTGTACGCCATTTGAATAAATCTCGTGAAAGACAAAAGCTATACGCGCACCACCGGATAATTCGGTGATAGACAAATCCTCACTGTTACCATCGAGAACCGTACGGAATTCATTACAAAAGTCGGTAATAAGGTTCAAAACGATGCTGGAACTGTCCCCAACCAAAGAATCACCCAAGGACTGTAGTTCAGCCTGGTACTTTGTTAAAGCAGCATTGATGCGAACCTTTATTTCAGGAAGGGTGTTACGAATATGATGCATCagaatcttttttgttaGTAATTAACCGATTAGAAACTTCCAACTTACCATATTCAATTTCCGAGCAAGGAAAGGAGTACCGCAATACTGAGCCTTCGTACTGTAAGAAGGatgattttcaaaaaactcTCTCTCAGCATCTAAAGCCAAACGAATGGACTTTTTACCCTCAATATCTTTTTGACCACGATTTATAACCGGCACATAGCCTAAACGCAACGGTATTATGCGACCAGCAAGAATATCAACAACATCAGTACCTTTGTCCATCAAATCAACCTTTGTCAAGACACCAATAGTACGCAATCCCTCAGGATCAACTTCTCTCGCCAATTTTAAGCCGTCTGAATTTGCAAGATCGGTATTAGCAGCGTTAACGGCTAGAATAATGGCGTTATTCTTGGACATGTATTTTAAAACCATTTCACggatttgcttttcgatGTCCCGAGGCTGGTCACCAACAGGAACCTTTGTAAGTCCGGGAAGATCTACCAAAGTCAACGTCAAGACATGAGGAGAATAAATGCGTAAATAAATAGGAACGGAAGAAATTCCTACATTTTTACCagtcttttcttctgtttctcGAACTATTTCGCTTCTAatcctttcaaaatcataaaTCTTTTGACCGGGAAGATGGAGAAATTCACCCCATTCACtattattgttttcattagCCCCTTCTTTCGATGAGCTATTGGCATCCTCGTCCTTGGGAGTTTCAGAACTAGGTCTGTTTATTAATTGTAAAACCAATGGACGTCTAGTTACAATTCCTGTGCCGCGAGGAAGAAAGTCTCTTCCAACGATGTTTTCCAACACTGAAGACTTTCCGCTTGACTGCGAGCCAACCACCTAAAAGAATTGGTTAATAATTTCCAACGCAAACGAAGCAAAGCGACAGCAAACAAACTTTCATACAGTAATCTGTGGTAAATCAATCAAGTTTTGAACGCCAACTGTGGAAAAGGCTTCTTGAAGTTGATTTACAACTTTGATCAAGGAGGGATCCATTCTTGACTTTCCAAATCCACTTAATTAGAAAATACGTTTCTATAATTggattattttttggatgtATGTCGGTGGTTATTGCTGTTTATACGTATGTGGAACACCGCTTCTTTTCTCTCAATAGCGTAAAGTACTAAGGAACGTTAAAGTAAAACTAcgatcttcaaaaaaagcgCAATCTAAAGATATCGTAAAAGAACATTTGTGCgttacaaaacaaacatgaacttgctattttttttttttttttttttgttgaacaaaagtaaatttttaattaacTACGTTGTATTTGCAGAAAGTATCTTTTGttgatattttttgagaaataACATTTTAGAAGCTCAGCGTACTAGCAAATTCATAAATATACCCCGGTACGATACattcttctatttctctttctttatattattttttattcaaattaACTTCATATCAAGACCTTTCTGTTTGTTTAAATGTTTACAACGGTAAAAACACTTGCAATGCTTATCTGATCACTTATTTCGTAAGAAGGGTGGTGGTAGCTAGCTTCTTGAACATGCCTTTACCTTTCGCAAATTGTCTGGGTTAAACAATTGTCCGTTATAACCCTTAGTTAGATAATTTCCTGATCGTATTtaagatttctttttccttattATAGGTTTACATGGTTAataatcaaataaaaaaccaaaagccAACAGTGTGGATAGTTCGTCAATGTATATACAAAAGCGACTTTTTGACgaaaaattcaatgaaaaTACAATAGAAATCTACTCATGTCGGAAAGCACAGACCGTGTTATACTAGCGAAATTACTGTTGAAACCAATTCAGACCgtatattatttttcaaaagtataCGGCGGAACAGTAAATTATTCGCAAATTCAATGCTTGTTTGTACCGAAAATAACAATTCCGTTGGCTAACTACATTGCCTTGACTTCTTGTGGAGGACTGAAAGCAATGCTTAAATCCAAACAGCTCAGGCATATTTTTCAGTCGTCAAAACAATTACTGACTCTCGTTGCTAATAATGGGAACGAAATCTCCAGTCCTACTTTATACCCAAAGTTAATCTCTTATGTCAAcgaacaagaaagaaagggGAAGCCAGAATTTTGGAAGGATATTAAACGGAAAGTATCAGTTTTGTACGAAAGGGAAACGAATAAAGGGAATATTATACCTGAGGATGCCTTGTcaatgaataaaaacaCGAAATCTGTGATCTCCATGCCTCGTAAACATGAAGGCAACATTAAGCATACATCTGttcagaaaaaagaagtagaGAAAGACATTGAGCACTTTACTTCCTTACTTTTACTTCCTGTAGAGGCTTTTTTGTGGCATTTGAAGGAATCCAAAGACGGGATAAAGCGACGAGATCTTAAGAAAATTTTAGACAAGCAAAAAACCTGTCCTATTAAGCTTGAAGAAAGAGATTTTTTGATCTTATCCCAGTTGGGAGGCATTGATAGAATTGCTACTTCTGACCATCTAAATCCTCTTATATTATTCGACACCAACTCGGGAACcataaaattaaaacagCCTTTGGGGAAGAATACTCCGAGAATCCTTCGAAAATGTTTACATGAATCTATCATGGAACGTCGTGCATCTTTGAAGCCCGATGCCTGGAGGAGTATATGTAATAACCTGAAGAAAACTACTGTCAAAGATAGCTCTTTTCCTATATTATGTGGCCAGATTGAAGTTGCAAAATTAAACATTCCTGATACTGTAGCAACAAATCCTAGTTCCATCTTGGAGTTAGACTCTACGTCTAGCCTCTTTGATAACTCTGGTCTTCTACCGCTCTGCTCTTTAGCAAATCAATCAAATTCTTATTTTCGCCAGTCTACCAGTGTTTTACTTACGGACTTGCTGTTGGAACCTCTTCGAGCTCTGTTTGTCTATTTCTCCTTTTTAACATCCTCCATGTCCACTGGAGAGATTGAacgctttttcaaaatcatattAGAATCGCATTTCTTAAGAAAATCTACTGGAACGGCATTACACTTGGTGGGTGGTATTGCAGGCATCTCATCGTCGACATCTTTAAGGCATCTTTTCGATAACGTAGAGAACGATGGTTTAAAGGTAGGACACCCATTGAAAGCGGTATTCCGTGAAAATTTGCATTCGGAATTATTCAAATCGGTTGAAGAGATCGTTTCCAAGATCCCTACTGGGAATTTATCGGGAATAAAGAAACGACTATTCACGGACCTTATGGATGAGTTAGCTTTTACCAAATTGGATATTTTACGGGATCACATCAGGAATTCAGATGCAAAATGGAAAAGCGTGTATATGCTGCTTCCAATATTCATGACTTTAAGTCAAGAATTTGCCAAAAACCCTTGTCTTTCAACGGAAAATATGAAatcaatattttttaaggAAGTTTCGGAAGATTCCTCCAAATTTTCGACGGCAGTCTTACAGCTGGTTGAAAGAATGGGTGGCATCGCTAACTTTTTATCTTCTCATGAATTTATTCCTATATATAAGGCTCATGAAGCCCAATCGGaggaaataaataaaagtaaagagAGACTACTTATTACTGTGTTTGCTTCAGTATGCCAGTTCTTAAATAATACGCTGCTACAAAAGCCAGGACTCATAGGCGATTTCGGCAATATCCCAAAcaaatatttcaaaaatgaaaaaagcGTTCGTCATGAGAAATTGGATCCACACTCTGTATCTGAAGCTCACGCTGCTAAAAAAGCATATACAGTGAACAATACAAAGAAATTAGCGGTATCCAAAGTCGAACAAGACAAGATTCCGGATAAAACTAAAGAAATGTCCTTAAAACTCTCTAATTTACTCAGTGCGGAGAATAAAGAACGACAAATACTTATAGAGCCTTCGAAACAGGCCATGCATTTTCCTGTacaatttgaagaaactaAAGTATATTCTGTCCATCATCTTAATCTACTTATTCTGAGAAAATCAGTTAAAGGTATCGGCTCTCCAAAGGaaataatttcattcttGAATAATTATTTCCTGGTCAAGATGGAAAAGTCTTTTGTCAACCAGTACTTGGAGAATTTAGAAAAGCTGCACCTGATTACCGATATTTATCCTCGTAAGCTTACACCAATTGGAGAAGAATTTTTAAGCCACCCAAATGAATGGGATCCCTCTAAAATGTCGGAAAATAAGTACGTGGCTATTTCCCACGAGcttcagaagaaaagagagaaagatATTTACGATGCATATTTAGAGAAGGAGATTGGTAAAAAACGGAGAAAATTGGTGTCCGAATTTTTAAAGAGTATACAACATTTACTAAGCAGCAAACTGGCTATTCCTGTGCAAGTTCATACCTTAGGATCATTTAAAACTGGTTTAATGACAAAGCACTCAGATGTCGACTTGGTTGTTACGTCGAAAAAGCCCctgatgaagaatttta
This window harbors:
- the vps1 gene encoding dynamin family protein Vps1; protein product: MDPSLIKVVNQLQEAFSTVGVQNLIDLPQITVVGSQSSGKSSVLENIVGRDFLPRGTGIVTRRPLVLQLINRPSSETPKDEDANSSSKEGANENNNSEWGEFLHLPGQKIYDFERIRSEIVRETEEKTGKNVGISSVPIYLRIYSPHVLTLTLVDLPGLTKVPVGDQPRDIEKQIREMVLKYMSKNNAIILAVNAANTDLANSDGLKLAREVDPEGLRTIGVLTKVDLMDKGTDVVDILAGRIIPLRLGYVPVINRGQKDIEGKKSIRLALDAEREFFENHPSYSTKAQYCGTPFLARKLNMILMHHIRNTLPEIKVRINAALTKYQAELQSLGDSLVGDSSSIVLNLITDFCNEFRTVLDGNSEDLSITELSGGARIAFVFHEIYSNGVQAVDPFDEVKDTDIRTILYNSSGPSPSLFMGTQAFELIVKQQIKRLEDPSQKCVSLIFDELIRILNQLLQKPVFKRFPQLKDEFFKVAMGFFKKCMKPTAVLVSDLVAMEGSYINTVHPDFLSGHQAMAIVQSQSNKPIPVDPKTGKPLTNNSAPTVETPPSGASSFFGSFFGSKNKKRLAAMEPPPPVLRASTTLSEREKTDTEVIKLLITSYFNIVKRTLADMVPKSVSLKMIRYSKEHIQHELLEQIYKNNSYEKLLEESDITVQRRKECERMVESLLQASEIVSST
- the cid16 gene encoding poly(A/U) polymerase Cid16, which translates into the protein MSESTDRVILAKLLLKPIQTVYYFSKVYGGTVNYSQIQCLFVPKITIPLANYIALTSCGGLKAMLKSKQLRHIFQSSKQLLTLVANNGNEISSPTLYPKLISYVNEQERKGKPEFWKDIKRKVSVLYERETNKGNIIPEDALSMNKNTKSVISMPRKHEGNIKHTSVQKKEVEKDIEHFTSLLLLPVEAFLWHLKESKDGIKRRDLKKILDKQKTCPIKLEERDFLILSQLGGIDRIATSDHLNPLILFDTNSGTIKLKQPLGKNTPRILRKCLHESIMERRASLKPDAWRSICNNLKKTTVKDSSFPILCGQIEVAKLNIPDTVATNPSSILELDSTSSLFDNSGLLPLCSLANQSNSYFRQSTSVLLTDLLLEPLRALFVYFSFLTSSMSTGEIERFFKIILESHFLRKSTGTALHLVGGIAGISSSTSLRHLFDNVENDGLKVGHPLKAVFRENLHSELFKSVEEIVSKIPTGNLSGIKKRLFTDLMDELAFTKLDILRDHIRNSDAKWKSVYMLLPIFMTLSQEFAKNPCLSTENMKSIFFKEVSEDSSKFSTAVLQLVERMGGIANFLSSHEFIPIYKAHEAQSEEINKSKERLLITVFASVCQFLNNTLLQKPGLIGDFGNIPNKYFKNEKSVRHEKLDPHSVSEAHAAKKAYTVNNTKKLAVSKVEQDKIPDKTKEMSLKLSNLLSAENKERQILIEPSKQAMHFPVQFEETKVYSVHHLNLLILRKSVKGIGSPKEIISFLNNYFLVKMEKSFVNQYLENLEKLHLITDIYPRKLTPIGEEFLSHPNEWDPSKMSENKYVAISHELQKKREKDIYDAYLEKEIGKKRRKLVSEFLKSIQHLLSSKLAIPVQVHTLGSFKTGLMTKHSDVDLVVTSKKPLMKNFNSILKLLYKRYKEIIPIRHAKAPVIKFSTPEGLRCDLTFDSMLAVQNSCLIKAYLGIDERVKVFVSTIKSWASLRMIDKSQFSFPSSYTWCIMALFYLQQLSPPLLPNLQAKNSENSHKSFDSNGEPVNCWFEAKTEVYKEKAKLNKSSVNDLLLGFFYYYSSSKSGSFNWNQDAIDISYDRPIAKRLVKNASHAPMMVMDPFLKNKNLTSVLNPASRDLVQYEMERAYRILNDYNATINSLMNPSVR